One window of the Populus nigra chromosome 4, ddPopNigr1.1, whole genome shotgun sequence genome contains the following:
- the LOC133691680 gene encoding probable pectinesterase/pectinesterase inhibitor 7 produces the protein MASKLISLLVIAAVLPFFFSRSLADVSPSSPVSPGTLCNDTPDPSYCKSVLPKQSTNVYDSARLCVRKSLSQSRKFLNLVDKYLLRRSSLSITATRALEDCRFLANLNIEFLLSSFQTVNATSKTLPALKADDVQTLLSAILTNQETCLDGLQATSSAWSVRNGLSVPLSDDAKLYSVSLAFFTKGWVPKMKKRITWQPKSKQLAFRHGRLPFKMSARNHAIYESVSGRKLLQAENNDVEVSDIVTVRQDGQGNFTTINDAIAAAPNKTNGSNGYFMIYVTAGIYEEYVSIAKNKRYLMMVGDGINQTVITGNRSVADGWTTFNSATFAVVGQNFVAVNMTFRNTAGAVKHQAVALRSGADFSTFYSCSFEGYQDTLYTHSLRQFYRDCDIYGTVDFIFGNAAVVFQNCNLYPRLPMSGQFNAITAQGRKDPNQNTGTSIHNCNIAAADDLASSNMTVQTYLGRPWKEYSRTVYMQSFMDASINPSGWQIWNGDFALNTSYYAEYNNTGPGSDTTNRVTWPGFHVINTTDAANFTVSGFLLGNEWLPQTAVPFSSGLI, from the exons ATGGCTTCTAAACTCATCTCTCTACTAGTAATAGCTGctgttcttcctttctttttctctcgaTCTTTAGCAGATGTCTCTCCAAGTAGTCCTGTCAGCCCTGGAACCCTTTGCAACGACACCCCAGACCCTTCCTATTGCAAATCTGTTCTCCCTAAGCAGTCTACCAATGTCTATGACTCTGCCCGACTTTGCGTCCGCAAGTCTCTATCACAATCCCGTAAATTTTTGAACCTAGttgataaatatctcttacgcCGCTCCAGTTTGTCTATTACTGCAACTAGGGCTCTTGAGGATTGCCGGTTTCTAGCTAATTTAAACATAGAGTTTTTGTTGAGCTCCTTTCAAACTGTCAATGCTACTAGTAAAACTTTGCCCGCTTTGAAAGCTGATGATGTACAAACTTTGCTAAGTGCCATTCTAACAAACCAGGAAACCTGTTTAGATGGCCTGCAGGCCACATCTTCTGCCTGGAGTGTAAGGAACGGTCTCTCAGTCCCTTTGTCTGATGACGCAAAACTTTATAGTGTTTCTCTTGCTTTTTTCACCAAAGGTTGGGTTcctaaaatgaagaaaaggatcaCATGGCAGCCTAAAAGCAAGCAGCTTGCATTCAGACATGGACGATTGCCATTCAAAATGTCTGCCAGGAACCATGCAATTTACGAATCAGTCAGTGGGAGAAAGCTTCTCCAGGCAGAGAATAACGATGTAGAGGTTAGTGATATAGTGACGGTGCGTCAGGACGGACAAGGGAATTTCACAACCATCAATGATGCTATTGCTGCAGCTCCAAATAAAACCAACGGAAGTAATGGCTACTTCATGATTTATGTCACCGCTGGCATTTATGAAGAGTATGTGTCCATTGCAAAGAACAAGAGATATTTGATGATGGTAGGAGATGGCATAAATCAGACGGTGATTACTGGGAATCGTAGTGTTGCTGATGGGTGGACTACTTTCAATTCTGCTACATTTG CTGTAGTTGGACAAAACTTTGTTGCAGTGAACATGACATTCCGGAACACAGCTGGGGCAGTCAAGCATCAGGCTGTAGCTCTTCGAAGTGGAGCTGATTTTTCCACATTTTATAGTTGCAGTTTTGAAGGGTACCAGGATACCTTATACACCCATTCTCTGAGACAATTCTACAGGGATTGTGATATCTATGGTActgttgattttatatttggCAATGCTGCTGTTGTTTTCCAGAATTGCAACTTGTATCCGCGGCTACCTATGAGTGGCCAATTCAATGCCATCACTGCCCAAGGTAGAAAAGACCCGAACCAAAACACAGGCACTTCTATACACAATTGTAATATTGCAGCTGCTGACGATTTGGCTTCAAGCAATATGACGGTCCAAACATATCTTGGGAGGCCATGGAAGGAATATTCAAGAACTGTTTACATGCAAAGTTTCATGGATGCATCGATAAATCCTTCTGGTTGGCAAATATGGAATGGTGATTTCGCACTCAATACATCATATTATGCAGAGTATAATAACACTGGACCGGGATCTGATACTACAAACAGGGTAACATGGCCAGGTTTCCACGTTATTAACACCACTGATGCTGCTAATTTCACTGTTTCTGGCTTCTTGCTGGGGAATGAGTGGCTACCTCAAACAGCAGTTCCTTTCTCTAGTGGCCTGATATGA